Proteins from a single region of Neomonachus schauinslandi chromosome 10, ASM220157v2, whole genome shotgun sequence:
- the CEBPB gene encoding CCAAT/enhancer-binding protein beta, producing MQRLVAWDPACLPLPPPPAFKSMEVANFYYEADCLAAAYAGKAAPAAPPAARPGPRPPAGELGSIGDHERAIDFSPYLEPLGAPQAPAPATATDTFEAAPPAPAPAPASSGQHHDFLSDLFSDDYGGKNCKKASEYGYVSLGRLGAAKGALHPGCFAPLHPPPPPPPPQPAELKAEPGFEPADCKRKEEAGAPGGGAAGMAAGFPYALRAYLGYQAVPSGSSGSLSTSSSSSPPGTPSPADAKAPPAACYAGAAPAPSQVKSKAKKTVDKHSDEYKIRRERNNIAVRKSRDKAKMRNLETQHKVLELTAENERLQKKVEQLSRELSTLRNLFKQLPEPLLASSGHC from the coding sequence ATGCAACGCCTGGTGGCCTGGGACCCAGCATGTCTGCCCCTGCCGCCGCCGCCTGCCTTTAAATCCATGGAAGTGGCCAACTTCTACTACGAGGCGGACTGCTTGGCTGCTGCGTACGCCGGCAAGGCGGCCCCCGCGGCGCCCCCCGCGGCCAGACCCGGGCCGCGCCCCCCCGCCGGCGAGCTGGGTAGCATCGGCGACCACGAGCGCGCCATCGACTTCAGCCCGTACCTGGAGCCGCTGGGCGCGCCGCAGGCCCCGGCGCCGGCCACAGCCACGGACACCTTTGAGGCGGCTCCGCCCGCGCCCGCCCCCGCGCCCGCCTCCTCCGGGCAGCACCACGACTTCCTCTCCGACCTCTTCTCCGACGACTACGGGGGCAAGAACTGCAAGAAGGCGTCCGAGTACGGCTACGtgagcctggggcgcctgggggccgCTAAGGGCGCGCTGCACCCCGGCTGCTTCGCGCCGCTGcacccgccgcccccgccgccgccgccgcagcccgCCGAGCTCAAGGCGGAGCCGGGCTTCGAGCCCGCGGACTGCAAGCGGAAGGAGGAGGCCGGAGCGCCGGGCGGCGGTGCCGCAGGCATGGCGGCTGGCTTCCCGTACGCGCTGCGCGCCTACCTCGGCTACCAGGCGGTGCCGAGCGGCAGCAGCGGGAGCCTGTCCACGTCCTCGTCATCCAGCCCGCCCGGCACGCCGAGCCCCGCGGACGCCAAGGCGCCCCCGGCCGCCTGCTATGCGGGGGCGGCGCCGGCGCCCTCGCAGGTCAAGAGCAAGGCCAAGAAGACGGTGGACAAGCACAGCGACGAGTACAAGATCCGGCGCGAGCGCAACAACATCGCGGTGCGCAAGAGCCGCGACAAGGCCAAGATGCGCAACCTGGAGACGCAGCACAAGGTCCTGGAGCTCACGGCCGAGAACGAGCGGCTCCAGAAGAAGGTGGAGCAGCTGTCGCGCGAGCTCAGCACCCTGCGGAACTTGTTCAAGCAGCTGCCCGAGCCCCTGCTCGCCTCCTCCGGCCACTGCTAG